A DNA window from Enterobacter asburiae contains the following coding sequences:
- the dnaX gene encoding DNA polymerase III subunit gamma/tau, with translation MSYQVLARKWRPQTFADVVGQEHVLTALANGLSLGRIHHAYLFSGTRGVGKTSIARLLAKGLNCETGITATPCGVCDNCREIEQGRFVDLIEIDAASRTKVEDTRDLLDNVQYAPARGRFKVYLIDEVHMLSRHSFNALLKTLEEPPAHVKFLLATTDPQKLPVTILSRCLQFHLKALDVEQIRAQLEHILDEEKIVHEPRALQLLARAADGSLRDALSLTDQAIASGDGKLSTEAVSTMLGTLDDDQALSLIEAMIAANGERVMSQVNAAAARGIEWEGLLVEMLSLLHRVAMLQLSPSAIGADMSAIEQRMRELARTVPPADVQLYYQTLLIGRKELPFAPDPRMGVEMTLLRALAFHPRMPLPEPEAPRQSFAPVAPTAVMSPQQVPPQPTPPPQNVPLSDATSSVLAARSQLQRAQGVTKPKKSEPAAPGRARPVNNAALERLASVTERVQSRPAPSALEQKAPVKEEAYRWKATTITEEVKEEVATPKALKKALEHEKTPELSAKLAEESIARDPWAAEVSKLQLPKLVEQVALNAWKEQDGNQVRLHLRPGQRHLNSPGAQKALAEALTALQGAPVELTIIEDDNPAVKTPLEWRQAIYEEKLAQAREAIIADNNIQTLRRFFDADLDEESIRPI, from the coding sequence ATGAGTTATCAGGTGTTAGCCCGTAAATGGCGACCACAAACCTTTGCTGACGTTGTCGGTCAGGAACATGTGCTGACGGCCCTGGCGAACGGCTTGTCGCTAGGTCGCATCCATCACGCCTATCTTTTCTCCGGCACCCGCGGCGTCGGTAAGACCTCTATTGCCCGTTTGCTGGCAAAAGGTCTCAACTGCGAAACCGGGATCACCGCCACGCCGTGCGGCGTGTGCGATAACTGCCGGGAGATCGAGCAGGGGCGTTTTGTCGATCTGATCGAGATCGACGCCGCCTCGCGTACCAAAGTGGAAGATACCCGCGATCTGCTCGATAACGTGCAGTACGCCCCGGCGCGCGGCCGCTTCAAGGTCTACCTGATCGATGAAGTGCACATGCTGTCGCGCCACAGCTTTAACGCCCTGCTGAAAACGCTGGAAGAGCCGCCCGCGCACGTGAAGTTCCTGCTGGCGACCACCGATCCGCAAAAGCTGCCGGTCACGATTTTGTCGCGCTGCCTGCAGTTCCACCTGAAGGCGCTGGACGTTGAGCAGATCCGCGCGCAGCTTGAGCACATTCTTGATGAAGAGAAGATCGTTCACGAGCCGCGCGCTCTGCAGCTGCTGGCCCGCGCGGCGGACGGCAGCCTGCGTGATGCGCTCAGCCTGACCGACCAGGCGATTGCCAGCGGTGACGGCAAGCTCTCCACCGAGGCGGTCAGCACCATGCTCGGCACGCTGGATGACGATCAGGCGCTGTCGCTTATCGAGGCGATGATCGCCGCCAACGGCGAACGCGTGATGTCGCAGGTGAACGCGGCCGCTGCCCGCGGTATCGAATGGGAAGGACTGCTGGTTGAGATGCTCAGCCTGCTGCACCGCGTGGCGATGCTGCAGCTTTCTCCGTCCGCCATCGGCGCGGATATGTCCGCCATTGAACAGCGGATGCGTGAACTTGCCCGCACCGTGCCGCCTGCCGACGTGCAGCTGTACTATCAGACGCTGCTGATTGGCCGCAAAGAGCTACCTTTCGCGCCGGATCCACGAATGGGCGTTGAAATGACGCTGCTGCGCGCGCTGGCGTTCCACCCGCGTATGCCATTGCCGGAGCCGGAAGCGCCGCGACAGTCTTTCGCGCCGGTCGCCCCTACGGCGGTGATGTCGCCGCAGCAGGTGCCACCGCAGCCGACACCGCCGCCGCAAAACGTGCCGCTGTCGGATGCCACCAGTTCGGTGCTTGCCGCACGCAGCCAGCTGCAGCGTGCGCAGGGAGTAACCAAACCAAAAAAGAGTGAACCGGCAGCGCCAGGAAGAGCGCGGCCGGTGAACAACGCCGCGCTTGAACGACTGGCCTCGGTAACGGAGCGCGTTCAGTCGCGTCCGGCACCGTCCGCGCTCGAGCAGAAAGCCCCGGTGAAAGAAGAGGCTTACCGCTGGAAGGCAACCACCATCACCGAAGAGGTGAAGGAAGAGGTCGCCACGCCGAAAGCGCTGAAAAAGGCGCTGGAGCATGAGAAAACGCCGGAGCTTTCCGCGAAGCTTGCTGAAGAGTCCATTGCGCGCGACCCCTGGGCCGCCGAGGTCAGCAAACTCCAGCTGCCGAAGCTGGTCGAGCAGGTCGCGCTGAATGCCTGGAAAGAGCAGGACGGCAATCAGGTGCGTTTGCACCTGCGTCCGGGCCAGCGGCACCTCAATTCCCCTGGCGCGCAAAAGGCGCTGGCCGAGGCGCTCACCGCATTACAGGGTGCGCCGGTTGAATTGACTATCATTGAAGATGATAATCCGGCAGTGAAAACGCCGCTCGAGTGGCGCCAGGCCATTTATG
- the apt gene encoding adenine phosphoribosyltransferase: MTATAQQLEYLKNSIKSIQDYPKPGILFRDVTSLLEDPKAYALSIELLVERYKNAGITKVVGTEARGFLFGAPVALAMGVGFVPVRKPRKLPRETIAESYELEYGTDQLEIHVDAIKPGDKVLVVDDLLATGGTIEATVKLIRRLGGEVTDAAFIINLFDLGGEQRLEKQGITSYSLVPFPGH, encoded by the coding sequence ATGACCGCAACTGCACAGCAGCTTGAATATCTGAAAAACAGCATCAAAAGCATCCAGGACTATCCAAAGCCTGGCATTCTTTTCCGTGATGTCACCAGCTTGCTGGAAGACCCGAAAGCGTACGCGCTCAGCATTGAACTGCTGGTCGAGCGTTATAAAAACGCCGGGATCACCAAAGTAGTAGGTACCGAAGCCCGTGGCTTCCTGTTTGGCGCACCGGTTGCGCTGGCAATGGGCGTGGGTTTTGTGCCGGTGCGTAAGCCGCGCAAACTGCCGCGTGAAACCATTGCTGAGAGCTATGAGCTGGAGTACGGCACCGATCAGCTGGAGATCCACGTTGATGCGATCAAGCCTGGCGACAAAGTGCTGGTGGTGGACGATCTGCTGGCAACCGGCGGTACCATTGAAGCGACCGTGAAATTGATCCGTCGTCTGGGTGGTGAAGTGACCGACGCGGCATTCATCATCAACCTGTTCGATCTCGGCGGTGAACAGCGCCTGGAAAAACAGGGCATCACCAGCTACAGCCTGGTGCCTTTCCCGGGTCATTAA
- a CDS encoding DUF454 family protein — protein sequence MKRTILIIIGWLAVVLGTLGVFLPLLPTTPFILLAAWCFARSSPRFHHWLLYRSWFGGYLRHWQKHRAMPPGAKPRAIAVILITFAISLWLVKMMWVRILLLAILSCLLFFMWRIPVVDEKQQKH from the coding sequence ATGAAGCGTACTATTTTAATCATCATTGGCTGGCTCGCGGTAGTGCTTGGCACGCTGGGTGTGTTTTTACCCTTGCTGCCGACCACCCCGTTTATCCTGCTGGCGGCCTGGTGCTTCGCCCGCTCGTCGCCGCGTTTTCACCACTGGCTGCTCTATCGCTCGTGGTTTGGCGGCTATCTGCGGCACTGGCAAAAACACCGGGCCATGCCGCCAGGCGCGAAGCCGCGCGCGATCGCGGTGATCCTCATCACCTTCGCTATTTCATTATGGCTGGTGAAAATGATGTGGGTACGTATTCTGCTGCTGGCGATCCTCTCCTGCCTGCTTTTCTTTATGTGGCGGATCCCCGTGGTTGATGAAAAGCAACAAAAGCACTGA
- the priC gene encoding primosomal replication protein N'', whose amino-acid sequence MKTALLLERLQNQLIVLREQATPLMGHATLKPRFDRQLFRTRSTVIQDYLAEAQTNLDELRHAVESEQQEQVAWLAEHLTEQITALHREIAAWPLRAWDSASPGLGKWQRKRLENQEFERRLFEMKRERETRLNNSETLEEQQLLMREISALEGRIVRCRQARDEIERVIERLTR is encoded by the coding sequence TTGAAAACAGCACTGCTTCTTGAGAGGCTGCAAAATCAGCTTATTGTTCTGCGGGAGCAGGCTACACCGCTGATGGGCCACGCCACGCTGAAACCGCGCTTTGACCGGCAGCTTTTTCGTACCCGCAGCACCGTCATTCAGGATTACCTGGCGGAAGCGCAGACCAACCTCGACGAGCTTCGCCATGCGGTTGAGAGTGAACAGCAGGAACAGGTGGCGTGGCTCGCAGAGCATCTCACAGAGCAGATCACCGCTCTGCATCGCGAAATCGCCGCCTGGCCGCTGCGCGCCTGGGACAGCGCCTCGCCGGGGCTCGGTAAATGGCAGCGCAAGCGGCTGGAGAACCAGGAGTTTGAGCGCCGGCTGTTTGAGATGAAGCGCGAGCGCGAGACGCGGCTAAACAACAGCGAGACGCTGGAAGAGCAGCAGCTATTGATGCGCGAGATTAGCGCGCTGGAAGGACGTATCGTCCGCTGCCGTCAGGCGCGGGACGAGATTGAGCGCGTCATTGAACGTTTGACCCGTTAA
- the mscK gene encoding mechanosensitive channel MscK, with the protein MLPINRSQHPVFALLFAMLFFFATAPLTWARADNSNDIPSRGDVQSQLDTLNKQKDLSPQEKLVQQDLTETLETLDKIERIKAETVQLRQKVAQAPENMRKATDALNALSDVDNDDETRKTLSTLSLRQLESRVAQLLDDLQTAQSDLATYNSQLVSLQTQPERVQNAMYAASQQLQQIRNRLNGTTVGEGTLRPTQQTLLLVQQTLLNAQIEQQRKSLEGNTVLQDTLQKQRDYVTANINRLEHQLQLLQEAVNSKRLTLTEKTAQEAVSPDETARIQANPLVKQELEANHQLSQRLILATENGNSLVQQNIKVKNWLDRALQAERNIKEQIAVLKGSLLLSRILYQQQQTLPSADELEDMTNRIADLRLEQFDVNQQRDALFQSDAFVAKIEEGHSSDVNPEVHDALLQVVDMRRELLDQLNKQLGNQLMMAINLQINQQQLVSVSKSLQEILTQQIFWVNSNKPMDWDWVKSFPETLKTQIKSMKVTVNWEKAWPAVTIALLAGLPLLLIAGLIRWRLGWLKKYQAKLASEVGQLRNDSQLHTPKAILIDLIRALPVCLIILAVGLILLTMQLNVSDLLWAFSKKLALFWLVFGVCWKVLEKDGVAVRHFNMPAQLTSHWRRQIVRISLALLPLHFWSVVSELSPLHLMDDVLGQLVILLNLLLIAILMWPMCRDSWRDKESHNIRLATVTVLAIIPLALMVLTATGYFYTTLRLSGRWIETVYLVIVWNLLYQTVLRGLSVAARRIAYRRAIARRQHQVKEGAEGAEPQEEPTIALEQVNQQTLRITMLVMIALFAVMFWAIWSDLITVFAYLDSITLWQYNGTEAGAVVMKSVTMGSLLFALVSSVVAWALIRNLPGLLEVLLLSRLNLRQGASYAITTILNYVIIIVGAMTVFGSLGVSWDKLQWLAAALSVGLGFGLQEIFGNFVSGLIILFERPVRIGDTVTIGTFSGTVSKIRIRATTITDFDRKEVIIPNKAFVTERLINWSLSDTVTRVVIRLGVAYGSDLEKVKEVLLKAASEHPKVMHDPAPAVFFTTFGPSTLDHELRLYVRELRDRSYTVDELNRSIDRLCRENDINIAFNQLEVHLRNEKGDEHTEVKRDIKGDDPTPA; encoded by the coding sequence ATGCTGCCCATCAATCGCTCGCAACATCCTGTTTTTGCATTGCTCTTTGCGATGCTGTTTTTCTTCGCCACGGCGCCGCTGACCTGGGCCCGCGCCGATAACAGCAATGATATTCCCTCGCGCGGCGATGTTCAGTCGCAGCTCGACACGCTGAACAAACAAAAAGATCTCTCCCCTCAGGAGAAACTCGTCCAGCAGGATCTGACGGAAACGCTGGAAACGCTGGATAAAATTGAACGCATCAAAGCGGAAACCGTCCAGCTTCGTCAGAAGGTGGCGCAGGCGCCTGAAAACATGCGTAAGGCCACCGACGCGCTGAATGCCCTCAGCGATGTGGATAACGACGACGAGACGCGCAAGACGCTCTCGACGCTCTCTTTACGCCAGCTGGAGTCCCGCGTCGCGCAACTGCTCGACGACCTGCAAACCGCGCAGTCGGATCTCGCAACCTATAACAGCCAGCTTGTCTCGCTGCAGACCCAGCCCGAGCGCGTGCAAAACGCGATGTACGCCGCGTCTCAGCAGCTGCAGCAGATCCGCAACCGTCTGAACGGCACGACGGTCGGCGAAGGCACGCTGCGCCCGACGCAGCAAACCCTGCTGCTGGTTCAGCAGACCTTGCTCAATGCACAGATTGAACAGCAGCGTAAAAGCCTGGAAGGGAATACGGTGCTGCAGGACACGCTTCAGAAACAGCGTGATTACGTCACCGCGAATATTAACCGCCTGGAACACCAGCTTCAGCTGTTGCAGGAGGCGGTAAACAGCAAACGCCTGACCCTGACGGAAAAAACCGCCCAGGAGGCCGTATCGCCTGACGAAACCGCCCGCATTCAGGCGAATCCGCTGGTGAAACAGGAGCTCGAGGCCAACCACCAGCTTAGCCAGCGCCTGATACTGGCGACGGAAAACGGCAACTCGCTGGTTCAGCAAAATATCAAAGTGAAGAACTGGCTGGATCGCGCGCTGCAGGCTGAGCGCAACATCAAAGAGCAGATTGCGGTCCTGAAGGGCAGCCTCCTGCTGTCGCGTATTCTCTACCAGCAGCAGCAGACGCTCCCGTCCGCCGATGAGCTGGAGGACATGACCAACCGCATTGCGGATTTACGTCTGGAACAGTTTGACGTCAACCAGCAGCGCGATGCCCTTTTCCAGAGCGATGCCTTTGTCGCCAAAATTGAAGAGGGGCATTCCAGCGACGTGAACCCGGAAGTGCATGACGCGCTGCTCCAGGTCGTCGATATGCGTCGCGAGCTGCTGGACCAGCTCAACAAACAGCTGGGCAACCAGCTGATGATGGCCATTAACCTGCAAATCAACCAGCAGCAGCTGGTGAGCGTCTCGAAAAGTCTGCAGGAGATCCTGACCCAGCAGATTTTCTGGGTGAACAGCAACAAGCCGATGGACTGGGACTGGGTCAAATCCTTCCCGGAGACGCTGAAAACGCAAATTAAGAGCATGAAGGTCACCGTAAACTGGGAGAAAGCCTGGCCTGCGGTGACGATTGCCCTGCTGGCTGGATTACCGCTGCTGCTGATTGCCGGCCTGATCCGCTGGCGTCTGGGCTGGCTGAAAAAATACCAGGCGAAGCTGGCCTCCGAAGTGGGTCAGCTGCGCAACGATAGCCAGCTCCATACGCCAAAAGCGATTCTGATCGATCTCATCCGCGCCCTGCCGGTGTGCCTGATTATTCTGGCCGTGGGCCTGATTCTGCTCACGATGCAGCTCAACGTCAGCGACCTGCTGTGGGCGTTCAGTAAAAAACTGGCGCTGTTCTGGCTGGTCTTTGGCGTGTGCTGGAAGGTGCTGGAAAAAGACGGCGTGGCGGTGCGTCATTTCAACATGCCTGCGCAGCTGACCAGCCACTGGCGTCGTCAGATTGTGCGCATCAGCCTGGCGCTCCTGCCGCTGCACTTCTGGTCGGTTGTCTCTGAGCTTTCTCCGCTGCACCTGATGGATGACGTGCTGGGCCAGCTGGTCATTCTGCTGAACCTGCTGCTGATTGCGATCCTGATGTGGCCGATGTGCCGCGACAGCTGGCGTGATAAAGAGTCCCACAATATTCGCCTGGCCACCGTGACGGTGCTGGCGATCATTCCGCTGGCGCTAATGGTGCTGACGGCAACGGGCTACTTCTATACCACGCTGCGCCTGTCCGGGCGCTGGATTGAAACGGTCTATCTGGTGATCGTCTGGAACCTGCTCTATCAGACCGTGCTGCGCGGCCTGAGCGTGGCGGCCCGCCGCATCGCCTATCGCCGTGCTATCGCGCGTCGTCAGCATCAGGTGAAAGAGGGGGCCGAAGGCGCGGAGCCTCAGGAAGAGCCGACCATTGCCCTGGAGCAGGTTAACCAGCAGACGCTGCGCATCACCATGCTGGTGATGATCGCCCTGTTTGCGGTGATGTTCTGGGCTATCTGGTCCGATCTTATTACCGTTTTCGCCTATCTCGACAGTATTACCCTCTGGCAATACAACGGTACCGAAGCGGGCGCGGTGGTCATGAAAAGCGTGACCATGGGCAGCCTGCTGTTTGCGCTGGTGTCGTCGGTGGTGGCCTGGGCGCTGATTCGCAACCTGCCAGGCCTGCTCGAAGTGCTGCTCCTGTCACGTCTGAATCTCCGCCAGGGGGCGTCCTACGCCATTACCACGATCCTCAACTACGTGATCATTATTGTTGGGGCGATGACGGTCTTCGGCTCGCTTGGCGTCTCGTGGGATAAACTGCAGTGGCTGGCGGCCGCCCTCTCGGTCGGTCTTGGTTTTGGCCTGCAGGAGATCTTCGGTAACTTCGTGTCCGGCCTGATCATCCTGTTCGAACGTCCGGTACGAATCGGCGATACCGTTACCATCGGCACCTTCTCCGGTACGGTCAGCAAGATCCGTATTCGTGCCACCACCATCACCGACTTCGATCGCAAAGAGGTGATCATCCCGAACAAAGCGTTCGTGACCGAGCGTCTGATCAACTGGTCGCTCTCCGATACGGTGACGCGCGTGGTGATCCGCCTGGGCGTAGCCTATGGATCGGATCTGGAGAAGGTGAAAGAGGTGCTGCTCAAGGCGGCGTCAGAACATCCGAAAGTGATGCACGATCCGGCGCCGGCGGTCTTCTTCACCACCTTTGGGCCGAGCACGCTGGATCACGAGCTGCGTTTATACGTGCGCGAGCTGCGTGACCGCAGCTACACGGTGGATGAACTCAACCGTTCTATCGATCGTCTGTGCCGTGAAAACGATATTAATATCGCCTTCAACCAGCTTGAGGTTCACCTGCGTAACGAGAAAGGTGATGAGCATACGGAAGTGAAGCGCGACATTAAGGGTGACGATCCTACGCCTGCTTAA
- the acrR gene encoding multidrug efflux transporter transcriptional repressor AcrR: MARKTKQQALETRQHILDVAIRLFSQQGVSSTSLAQIAQAAGVTRGAIYWHFKDKSDLFSEIWELSESSISDLESEYRAKFPDDPLSVLREILVYILEATVVEERRRLMMEIIFHKCEFVGEMAVVQQAQRSLSLESYDRIEQNLNLCMQAKLLPANLLTRRAAILMRSYISGLMENWLFSPQSFDLKEEARSYVAILLEMLQLCPTLRSDAPSLTA; this comes from the coding sequence ATGGCACGAAAAACTAAACAACAAGCGCTGGAAACCCGACAACACATTCTGGATGTGGCAATACGTTTGTTCTCGCAGCAGGGTGTTTCATCCACCTCGCTGGCGCAGATTGCTCAGGCTGCCGGTGTGACGCGAGGAGCGATTTACTGGCATTTTAAAGATAAGTCAGATCTGTTCAGTGAAATCTGGGAGCTTTCAGAGTCCAGCATTAGCGATCTCGAGAGTGAGTATCGGGCAAAATTCCCTGACGATCCACTCTCAGTATTGAGAGAAATATTAGTATATATCCTTGAAGCAACGGTAGTTGAAGAACGTCGCAGATTAATGATGGAGATTATTTTTCATAAATGCGAGTTCGTGGGCGAGATGGCGGTGGTGCAGCAGGCGCAACGCAGCCTTAGCCTGGAGAGCTATGATCGTATTGAACAGAATCTGAACCTGTGTATGCAGGCAAAACTATTACCGGCCAATCTCTTGACCCGACGGGCGGCAATCCTGATGCGCAGCTACATTTCAGGTCTGATGGAAAACTGGCTTTTCTCGCCGCAATCCTTTGACCTCAAAGAGGAAGCCCGCAGCTACGTGGCGATTTTACTGGAAATGCTACAGCTCTGCCCCACGCTGCGCAGCGACGCGCCTTCGCTAACGGCCTGA
- the acrA gene encoding multidrug efflux RND transporter periplasmic adaptor subunit AcrA: MNKNRGLTPLAVVLMLSGSLALTGCDDKPAQQGAQQAPEVGVVTLKSEPLQITTELPGRTNAYRIAEVRPQVSGIILKRNFTEGGDVKAGESLYQIDPATYQASYESAKGDLAKAQAAAKIAQLTLNRYQKLLGTKYISQQDYDTALADAQQANAAVVAAKAAVETARINLAYTKVTSPISGRIGKSSVTEGALVQNGQTNALATVQQLDPIYVDVTQSSNDFLRLKQELANGTLKQENGKAKVELITNDGIKFPQEGTLEFSDVTVDQTTGSITLRAIFPNPDKNLLPGMFVRARLEEGTNPTALLVPQQGVTRTPRGDASALVVGADDKVETRNITATQAIGDKWLVTEGLKDGDRVIVTGLQKVRPGAQVKAQEVKSDDKQQASAAGQSEQTKS, from the coding sequence ATGAACAAAAACAGAGGGTTAACGCCTCTGGCGGTCGTTCTGATGCTCTCAGGCAGCTTAGCGCTAACAGGATGTGACGACAAACCAGCTCAACAAGGAGCTCAGCAGGCGCCAGAAGTAGGCGTCGTGACGCTCAAATCTGAACCTCTACAAATCACCACCGAATTACCAGGCCGTACCAATGCTTACCGCATTGCGGAAGTGCGTCCTCAGGTTAGCGGCATTATCCTGAAGCGTAACTTCACCGAAGGTGGTGATGTGAAAGCCGGTGAGTCTCTGTATCAGATTGATCCAGCAACCTATCAGGCCTCTTATGAAAGTGCGAAAGGCGACCTGGCGAAAGCACAAGCCGCGGCCAAAATTGCTCAGCTGACGTTGAACCGCTACCAAAAGCTGCTCGGTACCAAGTACATCAGCCAACAGGATTACGATACCGCTCTGGCCGACGCACAGCAGGCTAACGCGGCCGTGGTGGCAGCCAAAGCCGCCGTCGAAACCGCGCGCATTAACCTGGCCTATACCAAAGTGACCTCCCCTATCAGCGGTCGTATTGGTAAATCTTCCGTCACGGAAGGGGCGCTGGTGCAGAACGGTCAGACCAATGCGCTGGCAACCGTGCAGCAGCTTGATCCGATCTACGTTGACGTGACGCAGTCCAGCAACGATTTCCTGCGCCTGAAACAGGAGCTGGCTAACGGCACCCTGAAACAGGAAAACGGCAAAGCCAAAGTGGAACTGATTACCAATGACGGTATCAAGTTCCCGCAGGAAGGTACCCTGGAATTCTCTGACGTGACGGTCGACCAGACCACCGGTTCCATCACCTTACGTGCGATTTTCCCGAACCCTGACAAAAATCTGCTGCCAGGTATGTTCGTTCGCGCGCGTCTGGAAGAAGGAACGAATCCAACCGCACTTCTGGTTCCACAGCAGGGTGTGACCCGTACGCCACGCGGCGATGCGAGCGCGCTGGTTGTTGGGGCTGATGACAAAGTCGAAACGCGCAATATCACCGCCACTCAGGCGATTGGCGATAAATGGCTGGTGACGGAAGGTCTAAAAGATGGCGATCGCGTGATTGTTACTGGTTTGCAAAAAGTTCGTCCTGGCGCGCAGGTTAAAGCACAGGAAGTGAAATCTGACGATAAACAACAAGCTTCGGCCGCTGGCCAGTCAGAACAAACCAAGTCTTAA